A genomic segment from Glycine soja cultivar W05 chromosome 18, ASM419377v2, whole genome shotgun sequence encodes:
- the LOC114397381 gene encoding putative cysteine-rich receptor-like protein kinase 9 gives MASNSFMLVFLCVLVTLFNFATTTKAQDKVYFVSQNCGANKATANSPYEKNLKTLLSSLSSNATTTLFYNNTVLGSTNTTSDTVYGLFMCRGDIPLRLCKECVANATEKLSSDQSCSLSKQAVMWYAECIVRYSNVGFFSTVATSPEYSLYNPNNITNNSTNSFMNFLSNTMNQTAEAAANSAKRFSTKEANLSQSQTLYCLAQCTEDLSPQNCTTCLAQAIRELPICCYAKQGARVGFPSCNVWYELYPFYGLITDQTPSPTSTPLPPPPSSSSSGFSYYDQDNYYC, from the exons ATGGCTTCCAATTCCTTCATGCTCGTCTTCCTTTGCGTCCTTGTTACCTTGTTCAACTTTGCAACCACTACTAAAGCACAGGACAAGGTTTATTTTGTTTCCCAAAATTGCGGTGCAAACAAAGCCACTGCCAACAGCCCCTACGAAAAGAACCTTAAGACCCTTCTCTCTTCCTTATCTTCCAACGCCACTACAACCTTATTCTACAACAACACAGTCCTCGGCAGCACAAACACTACCTCTGACACAGTGTACGGTCTATTCATGTGCAGGGGTGATATACCCCTTCGCCTCTGCAAAGAATGCGTGGCGAACGCAACCGAGAAACTATCTTCAGACCAAAGCTGTTCTCTTTCGAAACAGGCTGTGATGTGGTACGCTGAATGCATAGTTCGGTATTCCAACGTCGGCTTCTTCTCCACCGTGGCCACATCTCCCGAATATTCTTTGTATAACCCGAACAACATCACCAACAACTCAACAAACAGTTTCATGAACTTTTTGTCCAACACCATGAACCAAACTGCAGAAGCAGCAGCCAATTCTGCTAAAAGGTTCTCCACAAAGGAAGCAAACTTGTCTCAGTCTCAGACCCTTTACTGTCTGGCTCAGTGCACAGAAGACCTGTCCCCCCAAAACTGCACAACCTGTCTTGCGCAAGCAATACGTGAGCTTCCAATATGTTGTTATGCAAAACAAGGAGCAAGAGTAGGGTTTCCCAGTTGCAATGTTTGGTATGAACTGTACCCTTTCTACGGCCTCATCACGGATCAGACTCCAAGTCCAACCAGtactcctcttcctcctcctccatcatcatcatcatcgggTTTTTCCTATTATGATCaa GATAACTATTATTGTTGA